In Equus przewalskii isolate Varuska chromosome 6, EquPr2, whole genome shotgun sequence, one DNA window encodes the following:
- the MPND gene encoding MPN domain-containing protein isoform X2: MAAPEPLSPAGGAGEEAPEEDEDEAEAEDPERPAGAGGARGGGGGGAGPGGGGGGPGGALTRRAVTLRVLLKDALLEPGAGVLSIYYLGKKFLGDLQPDGRIVWQETGQVFNSPSAWATHCKKLVNPAKKSGCGWASVKYKGQKLDKYKAAWLRRHQLHVPTATADESPASEGEEEELLMEEDEEEVLAGVSAEDKSRRPPAAKGPSEPAHSEAAPPGKRVENKTRVPVRYCMLGSRDSARNPHTLVEVTSFAAINKFQPFNVAVSSNVLFLLDFHSHLTRSEVVGYLGGRWDINSQMLTVLRAFPCRSRLGDADTAATIEEEIYQSLLLRGLSLVGWYHSHPHSPALPSLQDIDAQMDYQLRLQGSSNGFQPCLALLCSPYYSGNPGPESKISPFWVMPPPEQRPSDYGIPMDVEMAYVQDSFLTNDILHEMMLLVEFYKGAPDLVRFQELWTQEHTYLDKLKMSLASRTPKDQGLCHVLEQVCSVLKQGS, from the exons ATGGCAG CTCCGGAGCCGCTGTCcccggcgggcggcgcgggcgaGGAGGCGCCGGAGGAGGACGAGGACGAGGCGGAGGCCGAGGACCCCGAGCGGCCGGCGGGAGCGGGCGGCgcgcgcggcgggggcggcggcggcgccgggccggggggcggcggcggcggcccgggggGCGCGCTCACCAGGCGCGCGGTGACGCTGCGGGTGCTCCTCAAGGACGCGCTGCTGGAGCCCGGCGCCGGGGTGCTGTCCATCTACTACCTG GGGAAGAAGTTCCTGGGGGACCTGCAGCCGGACGGGAGGATCGTGTGGCAGGAGACGGGGCAGGTGTTCAACTCACCCAGCGCCTGGGCCACCCACTGCAAGAAGCTGGTGAACCCGGCCAAGAAGTCCGGCTGCGGCTGGGCCTCCGTCAAGTACAAAGGCCAGAAGCTGGACAAGTACAAGGCTGCCTGGCTCCGGCGACACCAGCTCCACGTGCCCACAGCCACTGCCGATGAG AGCCCGGCCAgcgaaggggaggaggaggagctgctgaTGGAGGAAGACGAGGAGGAGGTCCTGGCAGGGGTCTCAGCGGAGGACAAGAGTCGGAGACCCCCGGCGGCGAAGGGCCCCTCGGAGCCTGCGCACTCGG AGGCCGCGCCCCCCGGGAAGCGGGTGGAAAACAAGACCCGGGTACCCGTTCGCTACTGCATGCTGGGCAGCCGCGACTCCGCCAG AAACCCCCACACCCTGGTGGAAGTGACATCCTTCGCGGCCATCAACAAGTTCCAGCCGTTCAACGTGGCCGTCTCCAGCAACGTGCTGTTCCTGTTG gactTCCACAGCCACTTGACTCGCAGCGAGGTCGTGGGGTACCTGGGGGGCCGCTGGGACATCAACAGCCAGA TGCTCACGGTGCTGAGAGCCTTCCCCTGTCGCAGCCGCCTGGGGGACGCGGATACGGCGGCCACCATCGAAGAGGAG ATCTACCAGAGCCTGCTCCTGCGGGGCCTGTCCCTGGTGGGCTGGTACCACAGCCACCCGCACAGCCCGGCGCTGCCGTCGCTGCAGGACATCGACGCGCAGATGGACTACCAGCTGCGGCTGCAGGGCTCCAGCAACGGCTTCCAGCCCTGCCTCGCCCTGCTCTGCT CCCCGTACTACTCGGGCAACCCGGGCCCGGAGTCCAAGATCTCGCCCTTCTGGGTGATGCCGCCCCCTGAG CAAAGGCCTAGTGACTACGGCATCCCCATGGACGTGGAAATGGCCTACGTCCAGGACAGCTTCCTGACTAATGACATCCTCCATGAGATG ATGCTGCTGGTGGAGTTTTACAAGGGCGCCCCCGACCTCGTGAGGTTCCAGGAGCTCTGGACCCAGGAGCACACCTACCTCGACAAGCTCAAG ATGTCCCTGGCCAGCAGGACGCCCAAGGACCAGGGCCTGTGCCACGTGCTGGAGCAGGTCTGCAGCGTCCTCAAGCAAGGGAGCTGA
- the MPND gene encoding MPN domain-containing protein isoform X1, with translation MAAPEPLSPAGGAGEEAPEEDEDEAEAEDPERPAGAGGARGGGGGGAGPGGGGGGPGGALTRRAVTLRVLLKDALLEPGAGVLSIYYLGKKFLGDLQPDGRIVWQETGQVFNSPSAWATHCKKLVNPAKKSGCGWASVKYKGQKLDKYKAAWLRRHQLHVPTATADESPASEGEEEELLMEEDEEEVLAGVSAEDKSRRPPAAKGPSEPAHSEAAPPGKRVENKTRVPVRYCMLGSRDSARNPHTLVEVTSFAAINKFQPFNVAVSSNVLFLLDFHSHLTRSEVVGYLGGRWDINSQMLTVLRAFPCRSRLGDADTAATIEEEIYQSLLLRGLSLVGWYHSHPHSPALPSLQDIDAQMDYQLRLQGSSNGFQPCLALLCSPYYSGNPGPESKISPFWVMPPPEQRPSDYGIPMDVEMAYVQDSFLTNDILHEMMLLVEFYKGAPDLVRFQELWTQEHTYLDKLKKRR, from the exons ATGGCAG CTCCGGAGCCGCTGTCcccggcgggcggcgcgggcgaGGAGGCGCCGGAGGAGGACGAGGACGAGGCGGAGGCCGAGGACCCCGAGCGGCCGGCGGGAGCGGGCGGCgcgcgcggcgggggcggcggcggcgccgggccggggggcggcggcggcggcccgggggGCGCGCTCACCAGGCGCGCGGTGACGCTGCGGGTGCTCCTCAAGGACGCGCTGCTGGAGCCCGGCGCCGGGGTGCTGTCCATCTACTACCTG GGGAAGAAGTTCCTGGGGGACCTGCAGCCGGACGGGAGGATCGTGTGGCAGGAGACGGGGCAGGTGTTCAACTCACCCAGCGCCTGGGCCACCCACTGCAAGAAGCTGGTGAACCCGGCCAAGAAGTCCGGCTGCGGCTGGGCCTCCGTCAAGTACAAAGGCCAGAAGCTGGACAAGTACAAGGCTGCCTGGCTCCGGCGACACCAGCTCCACGTGCCCACAGCCACTGCCGATGAG AGCCCGGCCAgcgaaggggaggaggaggagctgctgaTGGAGGAAGACGAGGAGGAGGTCCTGGCAGGGGTCTCAGCGGAGGACAAGAGTCGGAGACCCCCGGCGGCGAAGGGCCCCTCGGAGCCTGCGCACTCGG AGGCCGCGCCCCCCGGGAAGCGGGTGGAAAACAAGACCCGGGTACCCGTTCGCTACTGCATGCTGGGCAGCCGCGACTCCGCCAG AAACCCCCACACCCTGGTGGAAGTGACATCCTTCGCGGCCATCAACAAGTTCCAGCCGTTCAACGTGGCCGTCTCCAGCAACGTGCTGTTCCTGTTG gactTCCACAGCCACTTGACTCGCAGCGAGGTCGTGGGGTACCTGGGGGGCCGCTGGGACATCAACAGCCAGA TGCTCACGGTGCTGAGAGCCTTCCCCTGTCGCAGCCGCCTGGGGGACGCGGATACGGCGGCCACCATCGAAGAGGAG ATCTACCAGAGCCTGCTCCTGCGGGGCCTGTCCCTGGTGGGCTGGTACCACAGCCACCCGCACAGCCCGGCGCTGCCGTCGCTGCAGGACATCGACGCGCAGATGGACTACCAGCTGCGGCTGCAGGGCTCCAGCAACGGCTTCCAGCCCTGCCTCGCCCTGCTCTGCT CCCCGTACTACTCGGGCAACCCGGGCCCGGAGTCCAAGATCTCGCCCTTCTGGGTGATGCCGCCCCCTGAG CAAAGGCCTAGTGACTACGGCATCCCCATGGACGTGGAAATGGCCTACGTCCAGGACAGCTTCCTGACTAATGACATCCTCCATGAGATG ATGCTGCTGGTGGAGTTTTACAAGGGCGCCCCCGACCTCGTGAGGTTCCAGGAGCTCTGGACCCAGGAGCACACCTACCTCGACAAGCTCAAG AAACGCAGATGA
- the SH3GL1 gene encoding endophilin-A2 isoform X2: MSVAGLKKQFYKASQLVSEKVGGAEGTKLDDDFKEMEKKVDVTSKAVAEVLARTIEYLQPNPASRAKLTMLNTVSKIRGQVKNPGYPQSEGLLGECMIRHGKELGGESNFGDALLDAGESMKRLAEVKDSLDIEVKQNFIDPLQNLCDKDLKEIQHHLKKLEGRRLDFDYKKKRQGRIPDEELRQAMEKFEESKEVAETSMHNLLETDIEQVSQLSALVDAQLDYHRQAVQILDELADKLKRRMREGSSRPRREYKPKPREAFELGEPEQPNGGFPCATAPKVTGSSSFRSSDKPIRTPSRSMRSMAEGAALLGGSGEQGWGAASAPPAAGQVEARTLRPPPAPLDQPSCKALYDFEPENDGELGFREGDIITLTNQIDENWYEGLLHGQSGFFPLSYVEVLVPLPQ, from the exons CTGGTCAGTGAGAAGGTCGGAGGGGCTGAAGGGACCAAGCTTGACGATGACTTCAAAGAGATGGAGAAG AAAGTGGATGTCACCAGCAAAGCTGTGGCGGAAGTGCTGGCCAGAACCATTGAGTACCTGCAGCCCAACCCAG CCTCGCGGGCCAAGCTGACAATGCTCAACACAGTGTCCAAGATCCGCGGGCAGGTCAAGAACCCCGGCTACCCACAGTCGGAGGGGCTGCTGGGCGAGTGCATGATCCGCCACGGGAAGGAGCTGGGCGGCGAGTCCAACTTCG GCGACGCCCTGCTGGACGCGGGCGAGTCCATGAAGCGCCTGGCGGAGGTGAAGGACTCCCTGGACATAGAGGTCAAGCAGAACTTCATTGACCCCCTGCAGAACCTGTGCGACAAGGACCTGAAGGAGATCCAG CACCATCTGAAGAAGCTGGAGGGCCGCCGCCTGGACTTCGACTACAAGAAGAAGCGGCAGGGCAGGATCCCCGACGAGGAGCTGCGCCAGGCCATGGAGAAGTTCGAGGAGTCCAAGGAGGTGGCCGAGACCAGCATGCACAACCTCCTGGAGACCGAC ATCGAGCAGGTGAGCCAGCTCTCTGCGCTGGTGGACGCCCAGCTGGACTACCACCGGCAGGCCGTGCAGATCCTGGACGAGCTGGCCGACAAGCTCAAGCGAAG GATGCGAGAAGGCTCCTCGCGCCCCAGGCGGGAGTACAAGCCCAAGCCGCGGGAGGCCTTCGAGCTCGGGGAGCCGGAGCAGCCCAACGGCGGCTTCCCCTGCGCCACGGCCCCCAAGGTCACAG GCTCATCGTCGTTCCGATCTTCCGACAAGCCCATCCGGACCCCCAGCAGGAGCATGC GGAGCATGGCGGAAGGAGCAGCTCTCCTTGGAGGGAGCGGGGAGCAGGGTTGGGGGGCGGCCAGCGCCCCGCCAGCCGCAGGGCAGGTGGAAGCCCGGACCCTCCGCCCACCCCCAGCGCCCCTGGACCAGCCGAGCTGTAAGGCCCTGTACGACTTCGAGCCCGAGAACGACGGGGAGCTGGGCTTCCGCGAGGGCGACATCATCACGCTGACCAACCAGATCGACGAGAACTGGTACGAGGGGCTGCTGCATGGCCAGTCGGGCTTCTTCCCGCTCAGCTACGTGGAGGTGCTGGTGCCCCTGCCGCAGTGA
- the SH3GL1 gene encoding endophilin-A2 isoform X1: MSVAGLKKQFYKASQLVSEKVGGAEGTKLDDDFKEMEKKVDVTSKAVAEVLARTIEYLQPNPASRAKLTMLNTVSKIRGQVKNPGYPQSEGLLGECMIRHGKELGGESNFGDALLDAGESMKRLAEVKDSLDIEVKQNFIDPLQNLCDKDLKEIQHHLKKLEGRRLDFDYKKKRQGRIPDEELRQAMEKFEESKEVAETSMHNLLETDIEQVSQLSALVDAQLDYHRQAVQILDELADKLKRRMREGSSRPRREYKPKPREAFELGEPEQPNGGFPCATAPKVTGSSSFRSSDKPIRTPSRSMPPLDQPSCKALYDFEPENDGELGFREGDIITLTNQIDENWYEGLLHGQSGFFPLSYVEVLVPLPQ, translated from the exons CTGGTCAGTGAGAAGGTCGGAGGGGCTGAAGGGACCAAGCTTGACGATGACTTCAAAGAGATGGAGAAG AAAGTGGATGTCACCAGCAAAGCTGTGGCGGAAGTGCTGGCCAGAACCATTGAGTACCTGCAGCCCAACCCAG CCTCGCGGGCCAAGCTGACAATGCTCAACACAGTGTCCAAGATCCGCGGGCAGGTCAAGAACCCCGGCTACCCACAGTCGGAGGGGCTGCTGGGCGAGTGCATGATCCGCCACGGGAAGGAGCTGGGCGGCGAGTCCAACTTCG GCGACGCCCTGCTGGACGCGGGCGAGTCCATGAAGCGCCTGGCGGAGGTGAAGGACTCCCTGGACATAGAGGTCAAGCAGAACTTCATTGACCCCCTGCAGAACCTGTGCGACAAGGACCTGAAGGAGATCCAG CACCATCTGAAGAAGCTGGAGGGCCGCCGCCTGGACTTCGACTACAAGAAGAAGCGGCAGGGCAGGATCCCCGACGAGGAGCTGCGCCAGGCCATGGAGAAGTTCGAGGAGTCCAAGGAGGTGGCCGAGACCAGCATGCACAACCTCCTGGAGACCGAC ATCGAGCAGGTGAGCCAGCTCTCTGCGCTGGTGGACGCCCAGCTGGACTACCACCGGCAGGCCGTGCAGATCCTGGACGAGCTGGCCGACAAGCTCAAGCGAAG GATGCGAGAAGGCTCCTCGCGCCCCAGGCGGGAGTACAAGCCCAAGCCGCGGGAGGCCTTCGAGCTCGGGGAGCCGGAGCAGCCCAACGGCGGCTTCCCCTGCGCCACGGCCCCCAAGGTCACAG GCTCATCGTCGTTCCGATCTTCCGACAAGCCCATCCGGACCCCCAGCAGGAGCATGC CGCCCCTGGACCAGCCGAGCTGTAAGGCCCTGTACGACTTCGAGCCCGAGAACGACGGGGAGCTGGGCTTCCGCGAGGGCGACATCATCACGCTGACCAACCAGATCGACGAGAACTGGTACGAGGGGCTGCTGCATGGCCAGTCGGGCTTCTTCCCGCTCAGCTACGTGGAGGTGCTGGTGCCCCTGCCGCAGTGA